Proteins from one Mycobacterium adipatum genomic window:
- a CDS encoding helix-turn-helix domain-containing protein yields MAINRSGVDLSVEPRWGGAALLRPGVLAFTGSIGTTDAHAHHGVQIITATTAFTVLDEHGARHRGTKVVVPADASHQVEVGAQEGTVVFLEPESPPGRAAHLRAVHSGWTVAPVLTFTRQRALATVVDELIAHLAPEPTGDDMARHPAVVDALRLLPDLVAAGPVSGTELAARVGISASRLTHLFTEQVGIPLRRYVLWTRLRIAITRVQAGDDLTGAAHGAGFADSAHLTRTTREMFGLAPSVLSRHVSWDLDAGM; encoded by the coding sequence GTGGCGATAAATAGGTCCGGCGTTGATCTCAGCGTGGAACCGCGCTGGGGCGGCGCGGCACTGCTGCGGCCAGGGGTGTTGGCGTTCACCGGGTCGATCGGCACCACCGATGCCCACGCCCACCACGGCGTGCAGATCATTACCGCGACAACGGCGTTCACTGTGCTCGACGAGCACGGCGCGCGACACCGCGGCACGAAGGTGGTCGTGCCCGCCGACGCGTCACATCAGGTCGAGGTCGGCGCGCAGGAGGGCACGGTGGTGTTCCTGGAACCGGAGTCCCCGCCGGGACGGGCCGCACACCTGCGTGCGGTCCACTCCGGATGGACTGTTGCCCCAGTGCTGACGTTCACCCGCCAGCGTGCGCTGGCAACGGTGGTCGACGAGCTGATCGCGCACCTGGCGCCCGAGCCGACCGGAGACGACATGGCGCGCCATCCCGCCGTCGTCGACGCGTTGCGGCTGCTGCCCGACCTGGTGGCGGCGGGCCCGGTCAGCGGTACGGAACTGGCCGCACGGGTGGGGATCTCGGCGAGTCGGCTCACGCATTTGTTCACCGAGCAGGTCGGGATTCCGCTGCGCCGCTACGTGTTGTGGACGCGGCTGCGGATCGCGATCACCCGCGTGCAGGCCGGGGATGACCTGACCGGGGCGGCGCACGGTGCGGGGTTCGCCGACAGCGCGCACCTGACTCGCACGACCCGCGAGATGTTCGGCTTGGCGCCCTCGGTGTTGAGCCGGCACGTGTCCTGGGACCTCGACGCAGGCATGTAG
- a CDS encoding DUF305 domain-containing protein: MQHKRNGLGIAALAVSALFLGACSNAATGSQSSTSSTSAAASASPSAANSDATHNDADVTFAQGMIPHHQQAIEMSDMLLGKQGIDPEVISLANEIKNAQGPEIETMQGWLQEWGASSSPAPVPTSTAMPGHNMPGHQMPSGDMPGMGSAGHGMMSEADMAALQNAQGAEASRLFLTQMIAHHKGAIMMAQQEIDNGRFPAAVEMARNIVSSQQTEIDTMQAMLDK; encoded by the coding sequence ATGCAGCACAAGAGAAATGGTCTAGGGATTGCGGCGTTAGCGGTGTCGGCCCTGTTTCTCGGCGCGTGTTCGAATGCGGCAACAGGCTCTCAGTCATCGACCAGCAGTACCTCGGCGGCAGCATCGGCATCGCCGAGCGCTGCGAACAGCGACGCTACCCACAACGACGCTGACGTGACGTTCGCCCAAGGCATGATTCCTCATCACCAGCAGGCGATCGAGATGAGCGACATGCTCCTCGGTAAGCAAGGCATCGATCCCGAGGTCATCTCACTGGCGAATGAAATCAAGAACGCACAAGGCCCTGAGATCGAGACGATGCAGGGCTGGCTCCAGGAGTGGGGAGCGTCGTCCTCGCCTGCACCTGTGCCGACCAGCACCGCAATGCCTGGCCACAACATGCCCGGCCACCAGATGCCTAGCGGAGACATGCCTGGTATGGGCAGCGCCGGCCACGGCATGATGTCGGAAGCCGACATGGCTGCGCTGCAGAACGCGCAGGGTGCGGAGGCGAGCCGACTTTTCTTGACGCAGATGATCGCCCATCACAAGGGCGCAATCATGATGGCGCAGCAGGAGATCGACAACGGCCGGTTCCCGGCGGCGGTCGAGATGGCGCGAAACATCGTCTCCTCTCAACAAACAGAGATCGACACGATGCAGGCAATGCTGGATAAGTGA
- a CDS encoding sensor histidine kinase: MTPPPAPTPRRRRRWGRPGIGLRLLAAQAIVLVAGAATTAVVAAVVGPPLFREHLHLAGVPMNSPEEVHAEEAYGYATVMSIGGALAVSALAALAVSFYVSRRLQRSITEVASAATDVAQGNYEIRVSSPRLGDDFDALSTAFNQMASRLQAVDSTRQRLFGDLAHEIRTPVAVLEAYIEALEDGVRTLTPQTAAMLRDQTRRLVRFSDDVAALAKAEESSVSMSYATIDVDRLTRQSVAAVQERYDIKGVALRVHLQQALPPLWADEQRLSQVLGNLLDNALRHTPPGGQVDLSCVRDGDRLSIAVADTGEGIAPEHLARLFERFYRADAARDREHGGAGLGLAIAKALVQAHGGSISVASPGLGAGATFTVDLPAAQVRADEFPVTGAPART; the protein is encoded by the coding sequence GTGACTCCCCCGCCTGCCCCCACTCCTCGCCGACGTCGACGGTGGGGTCGTCCCGGTATCGGCCTGCGGCTGCTGGCAGCCCAAGCCATCGTGTTGGTCGCCGGGGCCGCGACGACCGCAGTGGTGGCCGCCGTCGTCGGCCCTCCCCTGTTTCGCGAGCATCTTCACCTCGCGGGGGTGCCGATGAACTCGCCAGAGGAAGTGCATGCCGAGGAGGCCTACGGCTACGCCACGGTCATGTCCATCGGGGGCGCCCTAGCGGTGTCGGCACTGGCCGCGCTCGCCGTCAGCTTCTACGTCAGTCGACGACTCCAACGCTCCATCACCGAGGTCGCCTCCGCCGCCACCGATGTCGCTCAAGGAAACTACGAGATTCGTGTGTCATCGCCACGCCTCGGCGACGATTTCGACGCGCTCTCGACCGCCTTCAATCAGATGGCTTCCCGGCTCCAAGCGGTTGATTCGACACGACAGCGACTGTTCGGAGACTTGGCGCACGAGATCCGCACACCGGTCGCGGTGCTGGAGGCCTATATCGAAGCCCTCGAAGACGGGGTGCGCACGTTGACGCCGCAGACGGCGGCCATGCTGCGCGACCAGACCCGCCGGCTGGTGCGGTTCTCCGATGATGTCGCGGCGCTGGCCAAGGCCGAGGAGAGCTCGGTTTCCATGTCATACGCCACCATTGACGTCGACCGTTTGACGCGCCAATCCGTGGCCGCGGTCCAGGAACGCTACGACATCAAAGGGGTTGCGCTCCGCGTACACCTCCAGCAGGCGCTGCCGCCGCTGTGGGCCGATGAGCAAAGGCTCTCCCAAGTGCTGGGAAATCTGCTGGACAATGCGCTGCGGCACACGCCGCCCGGCGGACAGGTTGACCTCAGCTGTGTCCGCGACGGCGACCGGTTGAGCATCGCCGTCGCCGACACCGGTGAAGGAATTGCCCCCGAGCACCTCGCCCGACTGTTCGAGCGGTTCTATCGGGCAGATGCCGCCCGCGACCGCGAGCACGGCGGCGCCGGTCTAGGGCTCGCCATCGCCAAAGCGCTGGTCCAGGCCCACGGCGGATCCATCTCCGTAGCGAGCCCAGGACTTGGCGCCGGTGCAACATTCACCGTCGACTTACCCGCTGCTCAGGTACGCGCCGACGAGTTCCCTGTTACGGGTGCCCCAGCGCGGACCTGA
- a CDS encoding response regulator transcription factor: MMTMEHPPGTPPDKAKGYRALVVDDELPLAEVVASYLEREQFEAVVAANGVDAIAVARDLDPDVVILDIGLPGIDGLEVCRQLRTFSDAYIVMLTARDTEIDTVLGLTVGADDYITKPFSPRELVARIRAMLRRPRVLQSAATTAETDVTPPRRFGALSIDVAAREVRIDDEQILLTRTEFDILEALSGRPGNVLSRRQLLEIVRDGPWVGNEHLVDVHIGHLRRKLGDDAASPRYIATVRGVGYRMGTGQ, translated from the coding sequence ATGATGACCATGGAGCACCCTCCGGGTACACCGCCTGACAAGGCGAAGGGATACCGCGCCCTGGTCGTCGACGACGAACTGCCCCTGGCCGAAGTGGTGGCCAGCTATCTGGAACGCGAGCAGTTCGAGGCAGTCGTGGCCGCCAACGGCGTCGACGCGATCGCCGTCGCACGCGACCTCGACCCCGATGTCGTCATCCTCGACATCGGATTGCCCGGCATCGATGGATTGGAAGTCTGCAGGCAGCTGCGTACATTCTCCGACGCCTACATCGTCATGCTCACCGCCCGCGACACCGAAATCGACACAGTCCTTGGCCTCACCGTCGGCGCCGACGACTACATCACCAAACCCTTCAGCCCGCGCGAACTCGTCGCGCGCATTCGCGCCATGCTGCGTCGACCCCGCGTCCTGCAATCAGCCGCCACAACCGCCGAGACTGACGTCACGCCACCTCGTCGCTTCGGCGCGCTGAGCATCGACGTCGCCGCCCGCGAGGTACGCATCGACGACGAACAAATCTTGTTGACTCGTACAGAATTCGACATTCTCGAAGCTCTCTCCGGCCGGCCGGGCAATGTGCTCAGCCGGCGACAACTACTCGAAATCGTGCGCGACGGACCCTGGGTCGGCAACGAGCATCTCGTCGATGTCCACATCGGCCATCTGCGGCGCAAATTGGGCGACGACGCAGCCTCTCCCCGCTACATCGCCACCGTGCGGGGAGTCGGATACCGGATGGGAACCGGACAGTGA
- the ripA gene encoding NlpC/P60 family peptidoglycan endopeptidase RipA, with translation MQRFTSLLTAGALASMLVLHPSGIATARHGSDRDGGNETVAELVAAVAEANQHVADIGADIQHRQESVNRALVELASAREAVSEAHRRLADSEKALADSQTAIDATQQRFDEFAASTYMNGPSRALPLATSPEDILSAASTQQTYLIAFSRVKDDLRQSQTERANKLSAAKQARLDADAAAADAQRRQDDAVAELVATQRAFTDQQSDLERLAGERDAAQTRLNAARPGAATAQQPGAAQPSATIPPSGQWDRSTPAPADSAGTGQWDTTLPMVPSANVTGDPIAIINTILKIMATSLQLTADMGRSFLVKLGILSPATAAADPGITNGRIPRLYGRQASEFVIRRAMSQLGVPYSWGGGNANGPARGIDQGAGTVGFDCSGLMLYAFAGVGIKLDHYSGSQYNAGRKVPSSQMQRGDLIFYGPNASQHEAMYLGDGMMIEAPYTGSVVKISPVRTSGMTPYVTRLIEY, from the coding sequence ATGCAGCGCTTCACGTCACTTCTCACCGCCGGGGCGCTGGCGTCAATGCTGGTGCTTCACCCCTCGGGCATCGCCACGGCCAGGCACGGAAGCGATCGTGATGGTGGCAACGAAACGGTCGCAGAACTTGTCGCCGCCGTCGCCGAAGCCAACCAGCACGTCGCCGACATCGGCGCGGACATCCAACACCGACAGGAGAGCGTCAATCGGGCCCTGGTGGAGCTTGCGTCCGCCCGCGAGGCGGTCTCCGAGGCGCACCGCAGACTCGCCGACAGCGAAAAAGCACTCGCCGACAGCCAGACCGCCATCGACGCCACGCAGCAGCGTTTCGACGAGTTCGCCGCCTCCACCTACATGAACGGTCCCTCCCGCGCACTGCCGCTGGCAACTAGCCCCGAAGACATCCTCTCAGCAGCATCGACGCAGCAGACCTATCTCATCGCCTTCAGCAGGGTCAAAGACGATCTTCGCCAAAGCCAGACCGAACGCGCCAACAAACTCTCAGCCGCCAAGCAGGCCCGCCTGGACGCCGACGCAGCAGCAGCCGACGCTCAACGACGACAAGACGACGCAGTCGCCGAACTCGTTGCCACGCAACGCGCATTCACCGATCAACAGTCCGACCTCGAACGGCTGGCCGGCGAACGCGACGCCGCCCAAACCCGACTCAATGCTGCCCGACCAGGCGCAGCTACCGCTCAGCAGCCCGGCGCCGCGCAACCCAGCGCCACAATCCCGCCGAGCGGCCAATGGGACCGCTCCACCCCGGCACCGGCAGACAGCGCGGGCACCGGCCAGTGGGACACCACGCTGCCGATGGTGCCCAGCGCCAATGTGACCGGCGACCCCATAGCCATCATCAACACGATCCTCAAAATCATGGCGACCTCGCTGCAACTCACCGCCGACATGGGCCGAAGCTTCCTCGTCAAACTGGGCATCCTCTCCCCGGCGACCGCCGCCGCCGATCCCGGCATCACCAACGGACGCATCCCCCGCCTGTACGGCCGCCAAGCCTCTGAGTTCGTGATCCGGCGCGCCATGTCCCAGCTCGGCGTTCCTTACTCATGGGGCGGTGGCAACGCCAACGGACCCGCTCGGGGAATCGATCAAGGAGCCGGCACCGTCGGCTTCGACTGCTCCGGCCTCATGCTCTACGCCTTCGCCGGCGTGGGCATCAAACTCGACCACTACTCCGGATCTCAATACAACGCCGGCCGCAAAGTACCGTCATCGCAGATGCAACGCGGTGACCTCATCTTCTATGGCCCCAACGCCAGCCAGCACGAAGCCATGTACCTCGGCGACGGCATGATGATCGAAGCTCCCTACACGGGATCAGTGGTCAAAATCTCCCCCGTACGCACCTCCGGCATGACGCCCTACGTCACGCGCTTGATCGAGTACTAA
- a CDS encoding BlaI/MecI/CopY family transcriptional regulator gives MEQRAFGDLEAVVMDWVWDHQEPATVRDVFEDLSQQRPIAYTTVLSTMDNLYRKRWLKRQRNGKAYVYRAAMTREERSARLMKAAFDSGGDTNTVLAFFLEQMSAEQSAQLKAALRKGRRS, from the coding sequence ATGGAACAGCGAGCTTTCGGCGATCTCGAAGCGGTGGTCATGGACTGGGTGTGGGACCACCAGGAGCCGGCCACCGTGCGTGACGTGTTCGAGGACTTGTCTCAGCAGCGACCCATCGCGTACACCACCGTGTTGTCGACCATGGACAACCTGTATCGCAAGCGGTGGCTCAAACGGCAGCGCAACGGCAAGGCCTACGTGTACCGGGCGGCGATGACTCGTGAGGAGCGGTCAGCGCGTCTGATGAAAGCCGCATTCGACTCCGGTGGCGATACCAACACCGTGCTGGCATTTTTCCTTGAGCAGATGAGCGCAGAGCAATCCGCGCAGCTGAAGGCGGCCCTGCGTAAAGGCCGGCGGTCATGA
- a CDS encoding M56 family metallopeptidase: protein MTTALWLVLYGAVLAWLAPPVLRRLTGGGVSPSMGVAAWLATVAAVLAAWLAAVVLVVNATSNSVLDGSVVTLCLELFGFSDHTPLAGRLGSIALIGGGLLTSAVVALRLGRCLARLRTRSHEHAQAARIVGRPTDHPHVVVVEADLPAAYCVIGRPHAIVVTSAAVKSLNRAQLKAVLAHEDAHLSGHHHHILMVLRALAATLPRLPLFASAHQAVAELLEMCADDTAARRVGTRPLLTGLLALAGHRPPVAEGLAAAATAVIVRAERLVTPSRRHVRWSHRALLVAAITTMLATPAFIQVLCHH from the coding sequence ATGACGACGGCTCTGTGGCTGGTGCTCTACGGCGCCGTGCTGGCGTGGCTTGCTCCACCGGTACTGCGGCGCCTCACCGGTGGCGGAGTGAGTCCGTCTATGGGGGTGGCCGCCTGGCTGGCCACGGTTGCCGCCGTGCTTGCGGCGTGGCTGGCGGCAGTGGTGCTGGTGGTCAACGCGACGTCGAACAGCGTGCTGGACGGCTCGGTCGTGACCCTCTGCCTGGAACTGTTCGGGTTCTCCGATCACACCCCGCTGGCGGGGCGCCTGGGGTCCATCGCTCTTATCGGTGGGGGACTGCTGACCTCGGCGGTCGTGGCGCTGCGACTGGGACGCTGCCTGGCCAGACTGCGAACCCGAAGCCATGAGCACGCACAGGCCGCGCGGATCGTCGGTCGGCCCACCGACCATCCTCACGTCGTTGTCGTCGAGGCCGACCTTCCTGCCGCCTATTGTGTCATCGGCCGCCCCCATGCGATCGTCGTGACCTCGGCGGCCGTGAAATCGTTGAACCGGGCGCAACTGAAAGCGGTTCTTGCGCACGAGGATGCCCACCTGTCAGGGCATCATCACCACATTCTCATGGTGCTACGTGCCCTCGCAGCCACCCTTCCTCGCCTTCCTCTGTTCGCCAGCGCGCATCAGGCTGTGGCGGAACTGCTGGAGATGTGTGCCGATGACACCGCCGCTCGCCGCGTCGGGACTCGTCCTTTACTCACGGGGTTGCTTGCGCTGGCCGGTCACCGACCTCCCGTGGCTGAAGGTCTGGCCGCTGCGGCAACGGCGGTCATCGTCCGAGCTGAGCGACTGGTCACCCCGAGCCGTCGGCACGTGCGGTGGAGTCACCGCGCGCTCCTGGTCGCCGCCATCACCACCATGCTCGCCACGCCGGCATTCATTCAGGTGCTCTGCCACCACTAG
- a CDS encoding PLP-dependent cysteine synthase family protein: MNHAVSINHAHDTDQFEHLRLGRFERPATMVGQTPVLRIGAPFTTAGQGFWAKLEGFNPGGMKDRPALHMVERARTRGVLAPGDRIVESTSGTLGLGLALAGTVYGHPVTLVTDPGMEPIIQHMLAAFGAHIELVTEPHERGGWQQARTQRVQEILATDPHAWHPDQYNNPDNVEAYRGLAIELNEQLGSVDVLVCSVGTGGHSAGVARVLREFNPGLRLIGVDTVGSTIFGQRATTRLMRGLGSSIFPGNVDYGAFNEVHWVAPADAVWACRTLAATHYASGGWSVGAVALVAGWAARNSDPGTTVAAIFPDGPQRYFDTVYNDDYCRTHGLLDKVPSDEPATIDDPLAHAVTTWTRCPVVVDPMQVVPR, encoded by the coding sequence ATGAATCACGCCGTTTCGATCAACCATGCCCACGACACAGACCAATTCGAGCACCTCCGGCTGGGCCGCTTTGAGCGGCCGGCCACGATGGTCGGTCAGACGCCCGTCCTGAGGATCGGCGCGCCGTTCACCACCGCAGGGCAGGGCTTTTGGGCCAAACTTGAAGGCTTCAACCCGGGCGGAATGAAGGACCGGCCCGCGCTGCATATGGTCGAACGCGCGCGCACCCGCGGGGTGCTCGCTCCGGGCGATCGTATCGTCGAATCAACAAGTGGAACATTAGGATTGGGGCTCGCTCTTGCGGGCACTGTGTACGGTCACCCCGTCACATTGGTCACTGACCCAGGCATGGAACCGATCATCCAACACATGCTCGCCGCGTTCGGCGCGCACATCGAACTGGTGACCGAGCCCCACGAGCGCGGCGGCTGGCAGCAGGCCCGCACGCAACGCGTGCAGGAGATTCTGGCCACCGATCCGCACGCGTGGCATCCCGACCAGTACAACAATCCGGACAACGTGGAGGCCTACCGCGGGCTGGCGATCGAATTGAATGAGCAGCTGGGATCGGTGGATGTGTTGGTGTGTTCGGTCGGCACCGGGGGACACTCGGCAGGCGTGGCCCGGGTCTTGCGGGAATTCAATCCCGGCCTGCGGCTGATCGGCGTCGACACGGTGGGCTCCACCATCTTTGGGCAGCGCGCCACCACTCGGCTCATGCGCGGCCTCGGCTCAAGCATCTTCCCGGGCAACGTCGATTACGGCGCTTTCAATGAAGTGCATTGGGTCGCGCCGGCGGATGCGGTTTGGGCCTGCCGAACCCTGGCGGCCACTCACTATGCCAGTGGCGGGTGGAGTGTCGGCGCGGTCGCGTTGGTGGCAGGGTGGGCTGCGCGCAATAGCGATCCGGGCACCACGGTCGCCGCCATCTTCCCCGACGGTCCGCAGCGCTATTTCGACACCGTCTATAACGACGACTATTGCCGCACCCATGGTCTGTTGGACAAGGTTCCGTCCGACGAACCAGCCACCATTGACGACCCGTTGGCACACGCGGTCACGACCTGGACGCGGTGCCCCGTGGTTGTTGACCCCATGCAGGTGGTGCCGCGATGA
- a CDS encoding MFS transporter: MTLLSGFRSFGWPSRMLMINQFGINLGFYMLMPYLAGYLAGPLGLAAWAIGLVLGVRNFSQQGMFIIGGTLADRLGFKPLIVSGCVLRTAGFGLLVVADSLPAVLVASAATGFAGALFNPAVRAYVAADAGPRRVEAFALFNVFYQAGILAGPLVGLALMFVDFKMTAAAAALVFAGLTVAQLFALPQRAVTPAQEKTSVLEDWRAVAANRWFLLFAAAMIGSYVLSFQVYLAMPLQARYLFPQSDSVVTAMIFVVSGVVAVIGQMRITRWFARRWGSGRSLAIGMLILALSFLPLIVLPDDQRAGRVAAATALLIAAAVLAVGSAAVFPFEMDTVVSLAGNRLVGTHYGFYNTIVGVGILVGNLATGSLMHFTREAGRPELLWVLLTVIGLLSAVALYRLDVRGRLGSAPEAVTEANQR; the protein is encoded by the coding sequence ATGACACTGCTGTCCGGGTTCCGCAGCTTCGGCTGGCCGAGCCGCATGCTGATGATTAACCAGTTCGGGATCAACCTCGGTTTCTACATGCTCATGCCCTATCTGGCCGGCTATCTGGCTGGGCCGCTGGGCTTGGCGGCATGGGCCATCGGGCTGGTTCTCGGGGTCCGCAATTTCTCCCAGCAGGGCATGTTCATCATCGGTGGCACGCTGGCCGATCGCCTGGGGTTCAAGCCCCTCATCGTGAGCGGATGTGTGCTGCGCACTGCAGGATTCGGGCTTCTGGTGGTCGCCGACTCGTTACCGGCAGTGTTGGTCGCCTCGGCGGCAACGGGTTTCGCCGGAGCGCTTTTCAACCCGGCTGTGCGTGCGTACGTGGCCGCCGACGCGGGTCCCCGACGGGTCGAAGCGTTCGCGTTGTTCAACGTGTTCTATCAGGCGGGCATCCTCGCGGGGCCGTTGGTGGGCCTAGCCTTGATGTTCGTTGACTTCAAGATGACTGCTGCGGCCGCGGCGCTGGTCTTCGCGGGGCTGACCGTGGCGCAGTTGTTCGCACTGCCGCAACGCGCTGTGACTCCAGCGCAGGAGAAGACCTCGGTGCTTGAGGACTGGCGGGCAGTCGCGGCCAATCGCTGGTTCCTGTTATTCGCCGCGGCGATGATCGGGTCCTATGTGCTGTCGTTCCAGGTGTACCTTGCGATGCCGCTGCAGGCGCGATACCTGTTTCCGCAAAGCGATTCGGTTGTCACCGCAATGATTTTCGTTGTCTCCGGAGTGGTGGCGGTGATCGGGCAGATGCGCATCACACGGTGGTTTGCGCGGCGTTGGGGTTCGGGGCGGTCGCTGGCGATCGGCATGCTGATTCTGGCGTTGTCGTTTCTGCCGCTGATCGTGTTGCCTGATGATCAGCGAGCCGGCCGTGTTGCTGCGGCGACAGCGCTGCTCATCGCGGCGGCCGTGCTGGCGGTCGGCTCGGCTGCGGTGTTCCCGTTCGAAATGGATACCGTCGTCTCCTTGGCCGGCAACCGGCTGGTCGGAACACATTACGGCTTCTACAACACGATCGTCGGCGTCGGCATCCTCGTCGGCAACCTGGCAACAGGCTCGTTGATGCATTTCACCCGAGAGGCGGGGCGGCCGGAACTTCTGTGGGTGCTGTTGACAGTCATCGGATTACTGTCGGCGGTTGCGCTGTACCGACTCGATGTGCGAGGACGGCTGGGGTCAGCGCCGGAGGCCGTCACTGAAGCGAACCAACGTTGA
- a CDS encoding winged helix-turn-helix transcriptional regulator: MSGAVRNAGALVFLSGEESATTIESHRFVADSIPPAAGAGRIRVLLVEPRRIYATTVARHLLAGDFAVEVVYSPGAALTALRERDPDVVVVCLGTQGPGTTMLDRIRQETQVGVVALSDGDVTPLLLTSGAVSVDDIEALNVRIRLALRQCHVHGEGLDDSHRNERHRREIGDLLIDLAGRRVFLRGEALPLTRTEFEVLCTLAESPGEPVTCRQLQLSLWGNASAGGRNSLGVHVGHLRRKLGDDPASPRYLRTVRGTGYCLTADVGQRVPGAL, encoded by the coding sequence GTGAGCGGCGCAGTAAGGAATGCGGGCGCGTTGGTTTTCTTGAGCGGCGAGGAGAGTGCCACGACCATCGAGTCGCACCGTTTCGTCGCTGACTCCATACCTCCAGCGGCGGGTGCCGGCCGCATCCGTGTGCTACTGGTGGAGCCTCGACGCATCTACGCGACCACCGTGGCGCGACACCTACTCGCCGGCGATTTCGCCGTGGAGGTGGTCTACTCGCCCGGTGCTGCACTCACAGCACTGCGCGAGCGTGATCCCGACGTGGTTGTCGTGTGCCTCGGCACTCAGGGGCCGGGGACAACCATGCTTGACCGCATCCGTCAGGAAACTCAGGTCGGCGTGGTTGCTCTCAGCGACGGCGATGTCACCCCGCTGCTCCTTACCTCCGGGGCCGTCTCTGTGGACGACATCGAGGCGCTGAACGTGCGCATTCGGTTGGCGCTGAGGCAGTGCCATGTCCACGGCGAAGGACTTGACGACAGCCACCGTAACGAGAGGCATCGCCGTGAAATCGGAGATCTCCTTATCGATCTGGCCGGGCGTCGGGTGTTCCTCCGCGGCGAGGCGCTGCCACTCACCCGCACAGAGTTTGAAGTTCTCTGCACGCTGGCGGAAAGTCCGGGTGAACCGGTGACCTGTCGCCAATTGCAGCTGAGCCTGTGGGGGAATGCGTCTGCCGGCGGCCGGAACAGTCTGGGGGTGCATGTGGGTCATCTTCGGCGCAAGCTGGGTGACGATCCGGCATCACCGCGGTACCTCCGTACGGTGCGCGGGACCGGTTACTGCCTCACAGCCGACGTGGGGCAGCGAGTGCCGGGTGCCTTGTAG
- the ripB gene encoding NlpC/P60 family peptidoglycan endopeptidase RipB produces the protein MGLHVRSKGAAIARADRCDPAIPIMGRVRRLPGVIAFVVLLLLACAPVASAQPAAGPWDPLLPKMPSAGAPGDPVAIANASLQATAMATQTAMNMGRNFLSSLGIVSPAADPSTSVRGNRVNGAQAIEYVIRRAGTQIGVPYSWGGGSLTGPSRGVDQGAGTVGFDCSGLTRFAFAGVGVLLPRWSGDQYNAGRKVPPAQAKRGDLLFWGPGGSQHEAIYLGGGQMLEAQQTGVPIKISPVRMSGMTPYVVRIIES, from the coding sequence ATGGGATTACACGTCCGCAGCAAGGGTGCGGCAATTGCCCGCGCTGACCGCTGCGACCCGGCAATCCCTATTATGGGACGCGTTCGACGGCTCCCCGGTGTGATCGCCTTCGTCGTCTTGCTCCTCCTCGCGTGCGCACCAGTCGCGTCGGCCCAACCTGCCGCCGGCCCGTGGGACCCACTGCTGCCTAAGATGCCGAGCGCGGGCGCTCCCGGCGATCCGGTCGCCATCGCGAACGCATCCCTGCAGGCAACGGCCATGGCGACGCAGACGGCCATGAACATGGGTCGCAACTTCCTCAGCAGCCTGGGAATCGTCAGCCCCGCCGCAGATCCGTCGACGAGCGTACGCGGAAATCGGGTCAACGGTGCGCAAGCGATCGAGTACGTGATTCGCAGAGCGGGAACACAAATCGGTGTTCCCTACTCCTGGGGTGGCGGAAGCCTCACCGGTCCAAGCCGCGGCGTCGACCAGGGAGCAGGCACCGTGGGATTTGACTGTTCTGGTCTGACACGGTTCGCGTTCGCCGGCGTCGGAGTGCTGCTCCCGCGCTGGTCCGGCGACCAATACAACGCCGGCCGCAAAGTGCCACCCGCCCAGGCGAAGCGAGGCGATTTGCTGTTCTGGGGGCCGGGCGGCAGCCAGCACGAAGCAATCTATTTGGGCGGCGGGCAGATGCTCGAGGCGCAGCAGACGGGCGTCCCGATCAAAATCTCCCCGGTGCGCATGTCAGGGATGACTCCGTACGTCGTTCGCATCATCGAAAGCTGA